The proteins below are encoded in one region of Aequorivita iocasae:
- a CDS encoding MBL fold metallo-hydrolase RNA specificity domain-containing protein, with the protein MKKIKIHFFGAAGTVTGSKFLIETTEQNILIDCGMFQGVKELREKNWEYLPIDVSEIDVVLLTHGHLDHTGYLPRLIKQGFRGKIIGTAPTLAITKIILLDSAKIHEEEAEKANEEGYSKHKPAEPFYSVEEAEATFGFFHVEEKDQWIELSESIKYRFRYNGHILGATFIELEIFGKTFLFSGDIGREHDLLLFPPEKPKWADYLFIESTYGNRLHPRESVSEKLVELINKTIHNRGNLIIPSFAVERLQTLMFLLWKLYNENKIPNIPIFIDSPMGNNVLSVFQNFPDWHKLPLKDFNAMNNRMNIITSYKETWETIDNPQPKVVIAGSGMVTGGRVLTYLKQMIDKTNTTILIVGYQAEGTRGRQLLEGAYELKFFGKYYPVKAEIHHIESLSAHADQQGLLDWTNNIKNIPEETFLIHGEPTAQDAFRVKLHDTYGWKVTIPKLYEIKEILVESY; encoded by the coding sequence ATGAAAAAAATTAAAATTCATTTCTTCGGCGCAGCTGGAACCGTAACCGGTTCCAAATTTTTGATTGAAACCACGGAACAAAATATCTTAATTGATTGTGGAATGTTTCAAGGTGTTAAAGAACTGCGCGAAAAAAACTGGGAATATTTGCCCATTGATGTTTCAGAGATAGATGTAGTTTTGTTAACCCATGGCCACTTGGACCATACCGGTTATTTGCCGCGATTGATAAAACAAGGTTTTCGAGGAAAGATAATCGGTACTGCGCCAACGCTTGCAATTACGAAAATAATATTACTGGACAGTGCAAAAATTCATGAAGAAGAAGCGGAGAAGGCCAATGAAGAAGGCTATTCCAAACACAAACCAGCCGAACCTTTTTATAGCGTTGAAGAAGCTGAGGCTACATTTGGTTTTTTCCACGTTGAAGAAAAAGACCAGTGGATTGAACTTTCAGAAAGCATAAAATATCGGTTTCGGTATAATGGCCACATTCTTGGCGCCACTTTTATAGAACTAGAAATCTTTGGAAAAACCTTTTTGTTTTCAGGAGATATTGGAAGAGAACACGATTTGCTGCTTTTCCCACCCGAAAAACCAAAATGGGCAGACTATCTTTTTATTGAAAGTACCTATGGCAATAGGCTTCATCCACGGGAAAGCGTTTCGGAAAAACTGGTGGAACTCATCAACAAAACCATTCACAATCGCGGAAATTTGATTATTCCTTCCTTTGCGGTAGAACGTTTGCAGACGCTTATGTTTTTACTTTGGAAATTGTACAACGAAAATAAAATTCCAAACATCCCAATTTTTATTGATAGCCCGATGGGTAATAACGTGCTTTCTGTATTTCAAAATTTTCCGGATTGGCACAAACTGCCGTTGAAGGATTTCAACGCAATGAATAACAGAATGAACATTATTACTTCCTATAAAGAAACTTGGGAAACTATTGATAATCCGCAACCAAAAGTTGTTATAGCCGGTAGCGGAATGGTAACAGGTGGAAGGGTTTTGACCTATTTGAAGCAAATGATTGACAAAACAAACACCACCATTTTAATAGTTGGTTATCAAGCTGAAGGCACTCGTGGCCGCCAACTTTTGGAAGGAGCGTATGAGTTGAAATTCTTCGGAAAATATTATCCCGTAAAAGCTGAAATACATCATATTGAAAGCCTTTCTGCCCACGCAGACCAACAAGGGCTTTTGGATTGGACCAACAACATTAAAAACATCCCCGAAGAAACCTTCCTTATTCACGGCGAGCCGACAGCGCAGGATGCTTTTAGGGTAAAGTTGCATGATACTTATGGTTGGAAGGTGACTATTCCTAAATTATATGAGATTAAAGAAATTCTTGTAGAATCTTATTAA